The window GCAAGGATTTAAATATCCACGTTCACAGTCTCTAACCTTCAGTTTCACATCGGAAAAACCTAGACTCTGAAAAAATGAGTGGTCGCGGCAAGGGAGGAAAAGGACTCGGCAAAGGAGGCGCTAAGCGTCACCGTAAAGTTCTCCGTGATAACATCCAGGGAATCACCAAACCCGCCATCCGCCGCCTGGCCCGCCGTGGTGGAGTGAAGCGTATCTCCGGTCTGATCTATGAGGAGACCCGCGGTGTGTTGAAGGTGTTCCTCGAGAACGTGATCCGTGATGCCGTCACCTACACCGAGCACGCCAAGAGGAAGACTGTGACCGCCATGGATGTGGTGTATGCTCTGAAGAGGCAGGGCCGCACTCTGTACGGCTTCGGAGGTTAAATCACTGTCTCACCTCACACAAcggctcttttaagagccaccCACATCACCTCAAGAGCTCCTTTCTGTtaatatttttgtatatttcCATTTGACGTGGTTTCCCCTGAGTCCTTTGTATTGATTAAGGgatatggggtgccgtttgtaaagtgtctcacgctgaaaataacatcaacattttgccacatttagtttcctgaaaataacatcaacattttgccacatttagtttcaaacaatgtttaaaaaagtattgtgaattttttaacgtcaccttttaccacatttacagcaatatttgttaacttagaaatatattaaatagttaaatctaaatattaaatataaatagaaatataaatgttaaatctaaatattaaatataaatataaatataaatgttaaatctaaatctatatctaaatctaaatgctaaatataaatataaatgttaaatctaaatgctaaatataaatctaaatgttaaatctaaatgttctgggtgaaactaaatatttagctaatatgcaaattcacactgccggtcaccggaagtaccaaaataaaagctcgagatggtcagactgtgtttatagaatcaaataacgaattaaaaccaacttatcgggggaaatgaacacttgaacatacattagcgtgataataactacctaaaataacaagaaacatgtttggagaaattttatttgacgtgtactttgtttgaagctaaatgtggcaaaatgttgatgttattttcagcgtgaggcaccgctaaatgtggcaaaatgttgatgttattttcagcgtgaggcACCCTATAAAGGGAAAGGTGTCCATAGTGCCATCTATATGACATTCCTAATGCCAATAACAATATTGATAGCCTACATATTA is drawn from Epinephelus moara isolate mb unplaced genomic scaffold, YSFRI_EMoa_1.0 scaffold4524, whole genome shotgun sequence and contains these coding sequences:
- the LOC126387464 gene encoding histone H4, with amino-acid sequence MSGRGKGGKGLGKGGAKRHRKVLRDNIQGITKPAIRRLARRGGVKRISGLIYEETRGVLKVFLENVIRDAVTYTEHAKRKTVTAMDVVYALKRQGRTLYGFGG